A genomic stretch from Erwinia sp. E_sp_B01_1 includes:
- the rimO gene encoding 30S ribosomal protein S12 methylthiotransferase RimO, whose translation MSQNTTTAPRVGFVSLGCPKNLVDSERILTELRIEGYEVVPRYDDAEIVIVNTCGFIDSAVQESLEAIGEALNENGKVIVTGCLGAKENQIREVHPKVLEITGPHSYEQVLSHVHQYVPKPAHNPFLSLVPEQGVKLTPRHYAYLKISEGCNHRCTFCIIPSMRGDLDSRPIGSVLDEAKRLAESGVKELLVISQDTSAYGVDVKHRTGFWNGSPVKTSMVSLCEQLGKLGVWVRLHYVYPYPHVDDVIPLMAEGKILPYLDIPLQHASPRILKLMKRPGAVERTLERIKRWRTICPDLTLRSTFIVGFPGETEEDFQMLLDFLKEARLDRVGCFRYSPVEGAGANDLPDQIPESVKDERYDRFMQLQQTISAERLQEKIGREILVIIDEVDEEGAIGRSMADAPEIDGSVYLNGEKTLKPGDVVRVKVDNADEYDLWATKI comes from the coding sequence ATGTCGCAAAATACAACAACGGCACCACGAGTCGGATTCGTCTCTTTAGGCTGCCCCAAAAACCTCGTCGATTCAGAACGCATCCTCACTGAACTGAGAATTGAAGGCTACGAAGTCGTGCCGCGCTACGACGATGCTGAAATCGTCATCGTTAACACCTGCGGATTTATCGACAGCGCGGTACAGGAATCGCTGGAAGCGATCGGTGAAGCACTGAATGAAAACGGAAAAGTGATCGTTACCGGTTGCCTGGGCGCAAAAGAAAACCAGATCCGTGAAGTGCATCCCAAAGTGCTGGAGATCACCGGGCCGCACAGCTATGAGCAGGTGCTGTCGCACGTGCATCAATATGTTCCCAAGCCTGCGCACAATCCCTTCCTGAGTTTGGTGCCGGAACAGGGCGTGAAGCTGACGCCACGTCACTATGCTTATCTGAAAATTTCCGAAGGCTGCAACCATCGCTGCACCTTCTGCATCATTCCTTCCATGCGTGGCGATCTCGACAGCCGCCCGATCGGTTCAGTGCTGGATGAAGCGAAACGCCTGGCCGAATCTGGCGTAAAAGAGCTGCTGGTCATTTCGCAGGATACTTCTGCTTACGGCGTGGATGTAAAGCACCGTACCGGTTTCTGGAACGGATCGCCGGTGAAAACCAGCATGGTCAGCTTGTGTGAGCAACTGGGTAAACTCGGCGTATGGGTGCGTCTGCATTATGTCTACCCTTACCCGCATGTGGATGACGTGATCCCACTGATGGCGGAAGGTAAAATTCTGCCTTATCTGGATATTCCTCTGCAGCACGCCAGCCCGCGCATTCTTAAATTGATGAAACGTCCGGGCGCCGTTGAGCGCACGCTGGAACGCATCAAACGCTGGCGCACAATTTGCCCGGATCTGACGCTGCGTTCGACTTTTATTGTCGGCTTCCCAGGTGAAACCGAAGAAGATTTCCAGATGCTGCTCGACTTCCTGAAAGAGGCGCGTCTGGATCGTGTGGGATGTTTCCGCTACAGCCCGGTTGAAGGCGCTGGCGCAAACGATCTGCCGGATCAGATCCCGGAGTCCGTGAAGGACGAGCGTTACGATCGCTTTATGCAACTCCAGCAGACCATCTCTGCTGAACGGCTGCAGGAAAAAATCGGCCGTGAAATTCTGGTGATTATCGATGAAGTGGATGAAGAAGGCGCGATTGGCCGCAGCATGGCGGATGCCCCTGAAATCGACGGTTCGGTTTATCTGAACGGTGAGAAAACGCTGAAGCCTGGCGACGTTGTCCGCGTGAAGGTGGATAACGCCGACGAATATGACCTCTGGGCGACAAAAATCTAA
- a CDS encoding DUF4385 domain-containing protein, whose protein sequence is MKEFDYQQDFKNIDFRQHPELYQVGRGEQGVLSVEPYKAEILPHWRFKTPAIAEESSKKIMQMFEDYRKADDFVGMDMARKFIQMGYTRARRYANHKGGKKYGVDRELLPYEVNEEKAAAAAIFKTCWDKLRADEDYLRRKKQHQKQYS, encoded by the coding sequence ATGAAAGAGTTCGATTATCAACAGGATTTCAAAAATATTGATTTTCGCCAGCATCCTGAACTTTATCAGGTGGGGCGAGGAGAGCAGGGGGTGCTGAGTGTCGAGCCCTATAAAGCGGAAATACTGCCACACTGGCGTTTTAAGACGCCAGCCATTGCCGAAGAATCGTCGAAAAAAATCATGCAGATGTTCGAAGATTATCGCAAAGCGGATGATTTCGTGGGCATGGATATGGCCCGCAAGTTTATTCAGATGGGTTACACGCGAGCCAGGCGCTATGCCAACCATAAAGGCGGTAAGAAATACGGCGTTGACCGCGAGCTGTTGCCTTATGAGGTGAACGAAGAGAAGGCCGCCGCCGCCGCTATTTTCAAAACCTGCTGGGATAAGCTTCGCGCCGATGAAGATTATCTTCGCCGCAAGAAACAGCATCAGAAGCAGTACAGCTGA
- a CDS encoding type II toxin-antitoxin system YafO family toxin yields MTKVTVDYNAETLSQFFTPAFIKYPQLKAQLLSDFRLYKEQCARSVLFGRDVQFDFPAQYRDSQVWHIHLDLSGNDFNGQRRQFRRTSNDYLIYTFGFSDEYHFSLLAVISPDAHKKMSGQDTRLLSYFSQIANNFRDRN; encoded by the coding sequence ATGACAAAGGTTACAGTCGATTATAATGCCGAGACTTTGTCGCAATTTTTCACCCCTGCATTTATCAAATATCCTCAGTTAAAAGCGCAGCTACTTTCCGACTTCAGGCTATACAAAGAACAATGTGCCCGATCGGTGCTTTTTGGCCGCGATGTGCAGTTTGATTTTCCTGCGCAATACCGTGACAGTCAGGTTTGGCATATTCACCTTGATCTTTCAGGCAACGATTTCAACGGTCAGCGTCGTCAATTCAGACGAACAAGTAACGATTATCTTATCTATACTTTTGGCTTCAGCGACGAGTATCACTTCAGCTTGCTGGCTGTAATCTCACCTGACGCACATAAAAAGATGTCGGGACAGGATACTCGCTTACTTAGTTACTTTTCCCAAATTGCGAATAACTTCCGTGACAGGAACTGA
- the gsiA gene encoding glutathione ABC transporter ATP-binding protein GsiA: MSVTTDLPAGQVLSVRNLSVSFRQEEGVVHAVKNLSLDVQRGETLAIVGESGSGKSVTSLALMRLVEQGGGSIDSGEIWLRRRNDRLVNLASARQSQLRGIRGADMAMIFQEPMTSLNPVFAVGEQIAESIRLHQGKSHREALKEAERMLDLVRIPEAKNVLSRFPHQLSGGMRQRVMIAMALSCRPALLIADEPTTALDVTIQAQILQLIRVLQKEMQMGVIFITHDMGVVAEMADRVQVMYRGDVVETGPVDAIFQNPQQPYTKALLAAVPKLGSMTGQPFPAKFPLITQQEGEIQIPQDTVVAGSEPVLQVRDLVTRFDIRSGILNRVTRRVHAVEKVSFDLRRGETLALVGESGCGKSTTGRSLLRLVESQGGSITFDGKRIDNLSGAALSHLRRDIQFIFQDPYASLDPRLTVGFSIMEPLLVHGLAKGQEAENRVAWLLERVGLLPEHARRYPHEFSGGQRQRICIARALALNPKVVIADESVSALDVSIQAQIVNLMLDLQREFGIAFLFISHDMAVVERISHRVAVMYLGQIVEIGPRQSVFENPQHPYTRKLMSAVPVADPSHRRRERALLVDEIPSPIRALGDEPIVAPLTEVSAGHYVARHAIGGV, translated from the coding sequence ATGTCGGTGACCACTGACCTGCCTGCCGGGCAGGTACTTTCAGTCAGAAACCTCAGCGTCAGCTTCCGTCAGGAAGAGGGGGTTGTACACGCGGTGAAAAACCTGTCGCTGGATGTTCAGCGTGGCGAAACGCTGGCTATCGTTGGTGAATCGGGTTCCGGAAAATCCGTCACCTCGCTGGCGCTGATGCGTCTGGTAGAGCAGGGCGGTGGCAGCATCGACAGCGGGGAGATATGGCTGCGCAGGCGTAACGATCGGCTGGTCAATCTGGCCAGCGCCCGTCAGTCACAACTGCGTGGCATTCGTGGTGCCGATATGGCGATGATTTTCCAGGAGCCGATGACCTCGCTGAACCCGGTCTTTGCGGTGGGGGAACAGATTGCCGAATCTATTCGTCTGCATCAGGGCAAAAGCCATCGCGAAGCGCTGAAAGAAGCGGAGCGGATGCTGGATCTGGTGCGCATTCCCGAAGCTAAAAACGTGCTTTCACGCTTCCCGCATCAGCTCTCTGGCGGTATGCGTCAGCGGGTGATGATTGCGATGGCGCTCTCCTGCCGGCCTGCGCTGCTGATCGCTGATGAACCTACCACCGCGCTGGATGTAACCATTCAGGCACAAATTTTACAGCTGATCCGCGTGCTGCAAAAAGAGATGCAGATGGGGGTGATATTTATCACCCACGATATGGGCGTGGTGGCCGAAATGGCCGATCGCGTGCAGGTGATGTATCGCGGTGACGTGGTGGAAACCGGCCCGGTCGACGCCATTTTCCAGAACCCGCAACAGCCCTATACCAAAGCTCTGCTGGCCGCTGTCCCCAAACTAGGCTCAATGACAGGGCAGCCTTTCCCGGCAAAATTCCCGCTGATTACTCAGCAGGAGGGCGAAATACAGATCCCTCAGGATACGGTAGTGGCCGGGAGTGAACCGGTATTACAGGTCAGGGATCTGGTTACCCGCTTTGATATCCGCAGTGGCATTCTGAATCGCGTTACCCGGCGGGTACACGCGGTGGAAAAAGTCAGTTTCGACCTGCGCCGTGGCGAGACGCTGGCGCTGGTGGGTGAATCCGGCTGTGGTAAATCCACCACCGGACGCTCTTTACTGCGCCTGGTCGAAAGCCAGGGGGGCAGCATCACCTTCGACGGTAAACGGATTGATAACCTGTCCGGCGCGGCGCTTTCTCATCTGCGGCGCGATATCCAGTTTATTTTTCAGGATCCTTATGCCTCGCTGGATCCCAGACTGACCGTCGGTTTCTCAATCATGGAGCCGCTGCTGGTTCACGGGCTGGCGAAAGGGCAGGAAGCGGAAAATCGGGTGGCCTGGCTGCTGGAACGTGTTGGCCTGCTGCCGGAACATGCAAGACGCTATCCGCATGAGTTCTCCGGAGGACAACGCCAGCGAATCTGTATCGCCCGCGCGCTGGCGTTGAATCCAAAAGTAGTGATTGCCGACGAATCCGTTTCGGCACTGGATGTCTCTATTCAGGCGCAGATCGTGAATCTGATGCTCGACCTCCAGCGGGAATTTGGCATCGCCTTCCTGTTTATTTCCCATGATATGGCAGTAGTAGAGCGCATCAGCCATCGCGTGGCGGTGATGTACCTCGGGCAGATTGTGGAAATTGGTCCACGCCAGTCGGTTTTTGAAAATCCTCAGCATCCTTATACCCGCAAGCTGATGTCTGCCGTGCCGGTGGCCGATCCCAGCCATCGTCGTCGTGAACGAGCCTTGCTGGTGGACGAAATACCCAGCCCGATCCGTGCCCTTGGGGACGAACCGATCGTGGCGCCGCTGACCGAAGTCAGTGCCGGACACTATGTTGCCCGTCATGCCATTGGCGGTGTCTGA
- the gsiB gene encoding glutathione ABC transporter substrate-binding protein GsiB encodes MIHSKRKLLLTAGLLSSFAAVPAWAAKDAVIAVGSNFTTLDPYDANDTLSQAVAKSFYQGLFGFDKEMKRVNVLAESFDASKDGLTYTIKLRSGIKFQDGTDFNAEAVKVNLDRASNPDNHLKRYNLFKSVATTEVVDPTTVKITLKQPFSAFINTLASPAAAMISPTALKKYGKEIGFHPVGTGPYELETWNQTDFVKVKKFAGYWKKGYPKLDTITWRPVVDNNTRAAMLQTGEANLAFPIPYEQAKLLEKNQKLDLVTSPSIMQRYISFNVTQKPFDNPKVREAINYAINRQALVKVAFAGYATPATGIVPPAIQYSQAYPAPEYNPAKARELLKEAGFPNGFTTTLWSSHNHSTAQKVLQFTQQQLAQVGIKATVTAMDAGQRAAEVEDKGQKESGVRMFYTGWSASTGEANWALTPLFATQSWPPTIFNTAFYSNAQVDKDLTDALNTTDGEKKAALYKDAQDRIWKDQPWVPLVVEKLVSANTKNLTGFYVMPDTSFSFDDADLK; translated from the coding sequence ATGATTCATAGCAAACGTAAGTTACTGTTAACCGCCGGTTTACTCAGCAGCTTTGCCGCCGTTCCCGCCTGGGCGGCGAAAGACGCGGTGATTGCTGTAGGCTCCAATTTCACCACCCTGGATCCCTACGACGCAAACGATACCCTGTCGCAGGCGGTGGCCAAATCTTTCTATCAGGGCCTGTTTGGTTTTGACAAAGAGATGAAGCGGGTAAACGTGCTGGCCGAAAGTTTTGACGCCAGCAAAGATGGGCTGACCTATACCATCAAATTGCGCAGCGGCATCAAGTTCCAGGACGGCACCGACTTCAACGCAGAAGCGGTCAAGGTCAACCTGGATCGCGCCAGCAATCCGGATAATCATCTCAAACGCTACAACCTGTTTAAGTCTGTGGCGACCACGGAAGTGGTAGATCCCACCACCGTTAAAATCACCCTGAAACAGCCTTTCTCCGCCTTTATCAACACTCTGGCCAGCCCGGCAGCAGCGATGATTTCACCCACCGCGTTGAAAAAATATGGCAAAGAGATTGGCTTCCATCCGGTGGGAACCGGCCCGTATGAGCTGGAAACCTGGAATCAGACCGATTTCGTCAAGGTGAAAAAATTTGCCGGCTACTGGAAGAAGGGCTATCCGAAGCTCGACACCATCACCTGGCGTCCGGTAGTGGATAACAATACCCGTGCAGCGATGTTGCAAACCGGCGAGGCGAACCTGGCTTTCCCGATCCCTTACGAGCAGGCCAAACTGCTGGAGAAAAATCAGAAGCTGGATCTGGTGACCTCTCCTTCCATCATGCAGCGTTATATCAGCTTCAACGTGACGCAGAAACCGTTCGACAATCCTAAAGTGCGTGAGGCGATTAACTACGCCATCAACCGTCAGGCGCTGGTTAAGGTCGCCTTTGCCGGTTACGCAACCCCGGCTACCGGGATTGTGCCGCCAGCCATTCAGTACTCACAGGCTTACCCGGCTCCGGAATATAACCCGGCCAAAGCACGTGAGTTGCTGAAAGAAGCGGGCTTCCCGAACGGTTTCACCACCACCCTGTGGTCTTCTCACAATCACAGCACCGCGCAAAAAGTGTTGCAGTTCACCCAGCAGCAGCTGGCGCAGGTGGGCATTAAAGCCACCGTAACGGCTATGGATGCCGGTCAGCGTGCCGCCGAAGTGGAAGACAAAGGCCAGAAAGAGAGCGGTGTGCGGATGTTCTACACCGGCTGGTCTGCCTCCACCGGCGAAGCAAACTGGGCGCTGACGCCGCTGTTTGCCACCCAGTCCTGGCCCCCGACTATCTTTAATACCGCCTTCTACAGTAATGCTCAGGTGGATAAAGATCTTACCGATGCGTTGAACACCACCGACGGTGAGAAGAAGGCTGCGCTCTATAAAGATGCCCAGGATCGTATCTGGAAAGATCAGCCCTGGGTGCCCCTGGTGGTGGAAAAACTGGTTTCGGCCAACACCAAAAATTTGACGGGCTTCTATGTCATGCCTGACACCTCGTTCAGCTTTGACGACGCCGATCTGAAGTAA
- a CDS encoding isoaspartyl peptidase/L-asparaginase, which yields MVRAVIAIHGGAGAIARASMSAEKEQRYIQALSEIVTSGQAILAGGGSALDAVTEAVRLLEECPLFNAGKGAVFTHQGTHELDACVMDGRTLEAGAVAGVTRVRNPVLAARSVLEKSPHVLFIAEGAEQFAAEQGLEQVSPDFFSTPERWDQLQRALHSDRAVLDHDGAAQTSDDPLDPDRKFGTVGAVALDLSGNLAAATSTGGMTNKQAGRVGDSPVIGAGCYANNANVAVSCTGTGEVFMRTLAAYDIAALMEYAGLSLKEASDRVVMEKIRVLGGSGGVIAVDRDGNVALPFNSEGMYRGYGYVGDAPNVGIYREE from the coding sequence ATGGTCAGAGCAGTCATCGCAATTCACGGTGGTGCTGGCGCAATCGCCCGCGCCAGCATGAGCGCAGAGAAAGAGCAGCGTTATATTCAGGCCCTGTCAGAGATTGTCACCAGTGGGCAGGCGATCCTTGCAGGCGGCGGGAGCGCCCTTGATGCCGTGACCGAGGCGGTGCGCCTTCTGGAAGAGTGCCCGTTGTTTAACGCGGGTAAAGGTGCCGTCTTTACCCATCAGGGCACCCACGAGCTGGATGCCTGCGTAATGGACGGACGCACACTGGAAGCGGGCGCGGTGGCGGGCGTAACCAGAGTGCGTAACCCGGTGCTGGCCGCCCGTTCGGTACTGGAAAAAAGCCCTCATGTGCTTTTTATTGCTGAAGGGGCAGAGCAATTTGCCGCTGAGCAGGGGCTGGAACAGGTTTCACCTGACTTTTTCTCCACGCCTGAGCGCTGGGATCAGTTACAGCGCGCGCTACACTCCGATCGCGCCGTGCTGGATCATGATGGTGCAGCGCAGACTTCGGACGATCCCCTGGATCCCGATCGCAAGTTCGGCACTGTCGGTGCCGTAGCGCTTGATCTCTCTGGCAACCTGGCAGCAGCAACCTCAACCGGCGGCATGACCAACAAACAGGCCGGACGCGTGGGTGATTCGCCGGTTATCGGCGCTGGTTGTTATGCGAACAACGCCAACGTCGCCGTCTCCTGTACCGGCACCGGCGAGGTCTTTATGCGTACTCTGGCCGCTTATGATATTGCCGCGCTGATGGAATACGCCGGACTGTCACTGAAAGAAGCCAGCGACCGCGTGGTGATGGAAAAAATTCGGGTTCTCGGTGGAAGCGGCGGCGTTATTGCCGTCGATCGTGACGGCAACGTTGCGCTACCCTTCAACAGCGAAGGCATGTACCGGGGCTATGGCTACGTCGGCGATGCGCCGAACGTAGGTATTTACCGCGAAGAATAA
- the gsiD gene encoding glutathione ABC transporter permease GsiD codes for MKNWRRSAALSAMPTINRVRTPWGEFWRRFRRQPVAMIAGAFVLLLILVAVLAPWLAPFDAENYFDYDRLTEGPSSMHWFGVDSLGRDIFSRVLLGTRLSLISGFFSVAIGAAIGSVLGLLAGYYEGWWDRIIMRISDVLFAFPGILLAIAVVAIMGSGMSNVIIAVAIFSIPAFARLVRGNTLVLKHMTFIESARSIGASDFTIVMRHILPGTISSIVVYFTMRIGTSIITAASLSFLGLGAQPPTPEWGAMLNEARADMVMAPHVAIFPSLAIFLTVLAFNLLGDGLRDALDPKLKT; via the coding sequence ATGAAAAACTGGCGACGTAGCGCGGCACTGTCCGCGATGCCAACGATAAACCGCGTGCGGACGCCCTGGGGTGAATTCTGGCGTCGATTCCGTCGGCAACCCGTGGCGATGATAGCCGGGGCGTTTGTGCTGCTGTTGATCCTGGTCGCGGTGCTTGCTCCCTGGCTGGCGCCCTTCGATGCGGAGAACTATTTTGACTACGACAGGCTCACTGAAGGGCCTTCGTCGATGCACTGGTTCGGCGTGGACTCTCTGGGGCGGGACATTTTCAGCCGCGTGCTGCTGGGCACCCGCCTGTCGCTGATTTCCGGTTTCTTTTCCGTAGCCATCGGCGCGGCAATAGGTTCGGTGCTGGGGCTGCTGGCAGGCTATTACGAAGGCTGGTGGGATCGGATTATCATGCGCATCAGCGACGTGCTGTTTGCCTTTCCGGGGATCCTGCTGGCGATTGCCGTGGTGGCGATCATGGGTTCCGGTATGTCTAATGTGATCATTGCCGTAGCCATCTTCAGTATTCCGGCTTTCGCCCGCCTGGTGCGGGGTAACACGCTGGTGCTGAAGCATATGACCTTTATTGAGTCAGCCCGCAGCATTGGCGCCTCTGATTTCACCATCGTGATGCGCCATATTCTGCCGGGGACTATCTCCTCAATTGTGGTCTATTTTACTATGCGTATTGGAACATCAATTATCACTGCTGCCAGCCTCTCATTTCTGGGTCTTGGCGCACAGCCGCCGACGCCGGAATGGGGCGCAATGTTGAATGAAGCTCGCGCGGATATGGTGATGGCGCCGCATGTGGCCATCTTCCCAAGCCTGGCGATTTTCCTGACCGTGTTGGCCTTCAATCTGTTGGGTGACGGGTTACGCGATGCGCTGGATCCTAAACTGAAAACCTGA
- the moeA gene encoding molybdopterin molybdotransferase MoeA, whose product MEAFTAGLISLDDALATMLAAVSPVTETEILPLPAAAGRITSCAVTSPVNVPPFANSAMDGYALRLAELSMQPLSIAGKAFAGAPFKGEWPAGSCVRIMTGAPVPPGTEAVVMQEQTEQDGESIRINAEVFQGQNIRLPGEDIVQGATVLKAGTRLGAAELPLLASLGVPEVQVLRKLRVAVFSTGDELQPVGQPLAEGQIYDTNRFAVHLMLDKLGCEVIDLGIIRDDPQALRDAFRQADSQADVVISSGGVSVGEADYTKSMLEELGEISFWKLAIKPGKPFAFGRLTDSWFCGLPGNPVSAALTFYQLVQPLLAKLTGQQGPALPPRQRVKTASALKKSPGRLDFQRGLLQRNAQGELEVLTTGPQGSHIFSSFSQANCFIVLERERGNVEAGDWVEVEPFNSLLEG is encoded by the coding sequence ATGGAAGCCTTTACCGCGGGTTTGATCTCGCTTGACGATGCGCTGGCAACAATGCTGGCGGCTGTTTCGCCCGTGACCGAAACAGAAATCCTGCCCCTGCCAGCCGCCGCCGGACGTATCACCTCCTGCGCCGTAACCTCGCCGGTTAACGTGCCGCCTTTCGCCAACTCCGCGATGGATGGTTATGCGCTGCGCCTGGCGGAACTCTCCATGCAGCCGCTGAGCATTGCCGGAAAAGCCTTTGCTGGCGCTCCCTTTAAGGGCGAGTGGCCAGCGGGAAGCTGCGTACGCATTATGACCGGTGCTCCCGTTCCTCCGGGAACCGAAGCGGTGGTGATGCAGGAACAGACGGAGCAGGATGGCGAGTCAATCCGCATTAACGCTGAAGTTTTCCAGGGCCAGAATATCCGCCTGCCGGGCGAAGATATTGTGCAGGGAGCCACGGTTCTCAAGGCGGGAACCCGTCTCGGAGCCGCTGAACTTCCCCTGCTAGCCTCGCTGGGCGTTCCCGAAGTGCAGGTGCTGCGTAAGCTTCGTGTCGCCGTGTTCTCAACCGGCGATGAACTTCAGCCCGTGGGGCAACCGCTTGCCGAGGGTCAGATTTATGACACCAACCGCTTTGCTGTTCACCTGATGCTGGACAAGCTCGGCTGTGAAGTGATTGACCTCGGCATTATCCGTGACGATCCGCAGGCGCTGCGCGACGCATTCCGCCAGGCAGACAGTCAGGCCGATGTGGTGATCAGCAGCGGCGGCGTGTCAGTGGGTGAAGCGGATTACACCAAAAGCATGCTGGAAGAGCTGGGTGAGATCAGCTTCTGGAAGCTGGCAATCAAACCCGGCAAACCTTTCGCTTTTGGCCGCCTGACCGACAGCTGGTTCTGCGGCCTGCCAGGCAACCCGGTCTCGGCCGCCCTGACCTTTTATCAACTGGTTCAGCCTTTACTGGCAAAACTCACCGGTCAGCAGGGTCCAGCGCTGCCTCCCCGGCAGCGGGTAAAAACGGCCAGCGCGTTGAAAAAGTCGCCGGGCCGCCTCGATTTCCAGCGTGGTCTGTTGCAGCGCAATGCGCAGGGCGAACTGGAAGTACTGACGACCGGGCCACAGGGTTCCCATATCTTCAGCTCTTTCAGCCAGGCCAACTGCTTTATCGTACTGGAGCGTGAACGGGGCAACGTTGAAGCCGGCGACTGGGTTGAGGTCGAACCCTTTAACAGTCTGCTGGAGGGCTGA
- the gsiC gene encoding glutathione ABC transporter permease GsiC, giving the protein MLNYFIRRLLGLIPTLLIVAVLVFLFVHMLPGDPARLIAGPEADATVVAMVRQQLGLDQPLIQQFWHFIINALQGDFGQSMVSKRPVSGEIAARFFPTLWLTLSSMLWSVIFGMTIGIISAVWRNRWPDRIGMTLAVSGISFPAFALGMLLMQVFSVELGWLPTVGADSWKHYILPSITLGAAVAAVMARFTRASFVEVMQEDYMRTARAKGVRETLVVVKHGLRNAMIPVVTMMGLQFGFLLGGSIVVEVVFNWPGLGRLLVDSVEMRDYPVVQAEVLLFSLEFILINLVVDMLYAAINPAIRYK; this is encoded by the coding sequence ATGCTCAACTATTTTATCCGACGATTACTGGGACTGATCCCCACGCTGCTGATTGTGGCGGTGCTGGTGTTCCTGTTTGTACATATGTTGCCGGGCGATCCGGCTCGTCTGATTGCCGGACCGGAAGCTGATGCCACAGTGGTAGCGATGGTACGCCAGCAACTCGGACTCGATCAGCCTCTTATCCAGCAGTTCTGGCACTTTATCATCAACGCCCTGCAGGGCGATTTTGGTCAGTCGATGGTCTCTAAACGCCCCGTCTCGGGCGAGATTGCCGCGCGCTTTTTCCCCACCCTGTGGCTGACGCTCAGCAGCATGCTGTGGTCGGTTATCTTCGGCATGACCATCGGCATTATCTCTGCCGTGTGGCGTAATCGCTGGCCTGACCGCATCGGCATGACCCTGGCGGTCTCCGGCATCTCCTTCCCGGCCTTTGCGCTGGGGATGTTGCTGATGCAGGTCTTTTCCGTAGAGTTAGGCTGGCTGCCCACGGTTGGGGCGGACAGCTGGAAGCACTATATTTTACCCTCCATCACCCTGGGTGCGGCAGTAGCGGCAGTGATGGCTCGCTTCACCCGAGCCTCCTTTGTCGAGGTGATGCAGGAAGATTATATGCGTACCGCGCGAGCCAAAGGCGTGCGTGAAACCCTGGTGGTGGTGAAACACGGTTTACGCAACGCAATGATCCCGGTGGTGACCATGATGGGCCTGCAGTTCGGCTTCCTGTTGGGAGGCTCAATTGTGGTTGAAGTGGTCTTTAACTGGCCCGGTCTGGGACGGCTGCTGGTGGACTCGGTAGAGATGCGCGATTACCCGGTGGTGCAGGCAGAAGTGCTGCTGTTCTCGCTGGAATTTATTCTTATCAACCTGGTTGTGGATATGTTGTATGCCGCCATCAACCCCGCGATACGTTACAAATAA